The DNA window GCCGAGGGCAAGGCCCGCTATGACGTCATGCAGTGGCTGATGTGGCAGATGGGTGGACTGGGCCCCATGCTGGGCCAGGCGCACCACTTCCTGCGCTATGCGCCCGAAGAGGTGCCCTATGGCAAGAAGCGCTACAGCAACGAGGCCAACCGCCTGTATAATGTGATGGACAAGCGCCTGGCCGAGAGTCGCTACCTGGCCGGAGACGATTATACAATCGCCGACATCGCCGCCTGGCCCTGGACACGCAATCCGGATGGTCAGAACGTGGATCGCGAGGAGTACCCGAACTTCGTGCGCTGGCATGACGAGATTGCGCAGCGTCCGGCCGTTCAGAAGGCTGTCGAGGTTCTGGCCAGCGAGCGTCCGCCGGCGTTCGATGAGAAGGCCAAGGATCTGCTGTTTGGCGAGGGCCAGTTCCAGCGGCGTTGATACGATAACAGGGGAACAGGAGGTTGGGGCTATGCGAGATCGGCGCAACTCAGGGGTAACGCCCGAGAGCCTGGCCGCCCAGGGCGGCTATGAAGGGGATGCCGAGACGGGGGCCGTTGTGCCGCCGGTCCATGCCGCCACCACCTTTCGGCGGGGCGAAGACTACGGCCCGCCGCCCCAGGGCGATTACCTGCGCAACGCCAGCCCAACAGGCCGGCATGTGGAGGAGCTGCTGACGCGCCTGGAAGGGGCGGAGGCCGGTCTGGTCTTTGCCTCGGGCATGGCGGCAGCCACCGCTGTTGTGATGGCACTCAGGCCGGGCGATCACCTGCTTCTACAGGATCCGCTCTACTGGGGCTTCCGCGGCTGGGCGGTGGATTTCTGCCGCGACTGGGGGATTGAGCTGGAGACGATTGACGCCACCGATCTGGACGATGTTGCGAGCAA is part of the Fodinicurvata sediminis DSM 21159 genome and encodes:
- a CDS encoding glutathione S-transferase N-terminal domain-containing protein, which encodes MTIELYSWATPNGHKVHIMLEELGLDYNVHAVNIGAGDQFDPGFLKISPNNKIPAILDPDGPDGQPLPLFESGAILLYLAEKHGKFLPAEGKARYDVMQWLMWQMGGLGPMLGQAHHFLRYAPEEVPYGKKRYSNEANRLYNVMDKRLAESRYLAGDDYTIADIAAWPWTRNPDGQNVDREEYPNFVRWHDEIAQRPAVQKAVEVLASERPPAFDEKAKDLLFGEGQFQRR